CCTCGTCGAGCATCGACACGACGGTCCTGCCGAGGTCGGGAGTATCGCCGGTGATCACGCTCAGCCGGCATGGTCGTACGTCGGTGAGCTTCACCGCGTCGATCGCCAACGCGACGGCAAGCGGATCGTGCAGCGGGCATTCCCCTCCGCCGTACTTGGGACGGCACGCATTCAGATAGAACTCGACCATCTCGGCAACCCGCTGCGTCAGGGGATCCGTGGAGGCGGCCAGTCGCTGGTTGTCGGCCGTGCTGAACATGTGCTGTGTCGTGATGTCCAGCGGTACCAGAAGCAGATCCCGCCAAGGTACGGAAAACACGTGCTCGGCCGCGTACGGATCGGCGTAGATGTTCGCCTCGGCGTGTGGAGTTACGTTGCCGGCCGCCTGGTAGGCGCCGCCCATGATCGTGATGTTGCCAACCAGATGCGGCAGCGACGGCTCGCGCGTGATCGCCGCCGCGATGTTGGTGAGGGGCCCCAACGCGATGATTCGAAGCCGGGTCCCATAGCGGTGTGCAAGGTCGACGAGCCGGTCGCTGGATGACAGATCGTCGAAGACCGCCTCGGAGCGGGCCAGCTCGACGCCACCGAACCCGTCGACGCCGTGTATCACCGCGGCTCCTCCCCAGAATTCGCCGATCATGGGATGGTGACCGCCGAGCGAGATCGGGATGTCTGTGCGCCCCGCAAGGGCCAAGAATCGGGCGGTGTTTTCAGCCCCCACAGCGACCTCGACGTTTCCCTGGACAACGCCGATGGACACCACCTCGACCCCGGTCTGTAAGAGGTAGAGCAGGGCTAGCGCATCGTCGATTCCGGGGTCGCAGTCGACGTAGTAGACGTAGTCGCCATCCATTAGCGGCTGGCCTTTCCGGCGGCAACGCGCCAATAGGGCAGTGCGCCAACACAAACACCGCGGTCGGGCCGGGACGTGCTCGGCGCCGACGGCTCCGATGGGTCCACGGATACGTCGAAGACCTGAGCGTTCCTCGCCGGCTGACAATAACGTTTCTACCACAGGCCCGAAGATCGTTCTCGTCGTCGCGCGGGTCCGACCTTAACCCCACGACTCGGGGCCGCGCACTCCTCGTCGGACGCGAACTGTGCAACCCGTTAATCGGCGATATATGCATGTGAGCGAGCCAATACGGTGTTACGTAAACGTGTTGTTACAGATCTCGTGTTTCCGCGCGACATTGTTCCGGCTGAGTTGCCTGGTTGTCGACGCCGGCGATGCGACAGCGGAACCCGCGACTGATTTGGCCAGAAAATAGAAACGTTATTCGCGTTGCGGGTCGCCCCGGCGGAACTTAAGCTTTCGAGTCAGTCATCGCTCACTCCATCGGGCCCTGCGCACTGCCAGATGCGCTCTGGCACACGACCAGGACAGGAACCCAACACATGGCGCAGCAACGCTACTCGGGAAACATCATCACCAACGTAGACACCTACAAGAATGCGCACAGCCAGATGTATCCCGAAGGCACCGAATATGTTTCGAGCTACATCGAGTCCCGGGGCGGCATGTATCCGTCGATCTTGTTCACCGGCCTGCAGCCTTTCCTGCGTGAGTACCTCATGCACCCCTTCACGATCGAGGACATTCACGAAGCTCACGACGTGCACGTGTCCATGGGAGTCCCGTTCCAGCGTCAAATCTGGATCGACCTACTCAACGACCATGGCGGCCACCTGCCATTGGAAATCGAGGCAGTGCCCGAAGGCACTGTCGTGCCAACGCGCAACGTACTCGTCCAGGTCGTCAACACCGACCCTAAGTATCCCTGGGTCACCGGGTTCGTCGAAACCGCGCTGCTCCGTGCCGTCTGGTACCCGTCCACCGTCGCCACCACCAGTTGGATTGCGAAACAACACATTCGAGGCTTCCTGGAGAAGACGTCGGACCACCCCGAGATGATCCGGCTCTACCTCCACGACTACGGCGCGCGCGGTGTCAGCTCGTTCGAGTCCGCAGCACTAGGCGGAGTCGCGCACCTCATCAATTTCGACCAGACTGACAACGTCCCCGGGTATTTGGGATCGCGTCGCTGGTACAACGGACCCGCGCCGAGTGGCGCCGCGGTGTTCCAAGAACACGCCACTGTCGCGGCGGCCGGCCGCGAGAACGAGGCCAACTCGTTCAGGCGTTTGCTGAACTTCCCTGGTGCCGCGGCCGTCGGGCTCCTCGTCGACACCTACGACCATGACAATGCCGTGAAGAACATCCTTGGCAAGGAACTGAACTCGGAGGTTCGCGGCTTCGAAGGACTTGTGATCGTTCGCTGCGATTCCGGTGACGCAGTCCTCACCCCAGTGGAAACGGTCGAAAGTCTCATGGCGAGCTTCGGTTACGAGACCAACGGCAAAGGCTACCGTGTGCTGCCACCGTTCATCCGGGTGGTCCAAGGCGACGGCCTCACACTGGACAGCTACCTCGCTATCTACGCCGAGCTCGAAGCGCGTGGCCTGGCCGCCGACAACGTGCTGTGTGGGATGGGCGGTGGACTGTTGCAGAAGCCGGACCGCGACTCGATGAACTTCGGTATGAAGGCCAGCGCGGTACGCATCAGAGGTGAGTGGCGCGATGTCTTCAAGTCGCCGAAGGGAAGCGCGATGAAGCGCTCGAAGGCCGGGCGGCTCGCGCTCTGCAAACTGGACGGGGACTACCGCACGGTACGGCGCGAGGAGATCCCTGCCGAGGAAAATCTGCTGACCCCGGTGTTCCGCGACGGAAAGCTGCTTCGCGAATGGAGCATGAGCGACCTGATCCGGCGAAGCGAAATGCCAACTCCGTCGAGCTATTACGCACCTGAGGCCCGGCAAGCCAATGACGCGACACCAGTGGCGTTGACTGGATAACGTCCCGAGGTGGGCGTGCTCATCGGCCTGCCAAGCTTCCATCGCCTAGGGTAATGGAATCGATTCCAGTTTGTTACGCCTCCTATTCGCACACATTGCCTTCCGATGACGCGGGTGGAGTGCGCGCGAGATATGCGTGAGCGCAGCTAATTAGGTAAAGAACCGGTTAATCCTGCTGGGAAACCTGCAGCTCATTTGCGTTGTCGAATCGCTGCACTCCGATTGACAGGGCCAATAGAAACGTTACTATTTTGTCAGTGCGATGCGACGGTCGCAGCAGTGCGTCGTTGGCCGAGCCGGGATTCAAAATGTTGGAGCCTCGTCTCATTCGCTCACACCGAGAACAGGAGCACTGATGTCGCGCAGTAGCTACGCCAACATCATCATCAACACCGACAACTACAAGCATTGCCACTACCCGCTGTACCCGAAGGGCACGGAGTACGTCTCGAGCTATATCGAGGCGCGCGGCGGAGAGTTCCCCGTGACGATGTTCGTTGGGCTGCAGGCATTTCTGCGCGAGTACCTGATGAAGCCGATCACCATCGACGACGTCGACCAGGCCGAGTACTACATGCGTGAACAAGGCATGCACTTCAATCGCGACAACTGGATGGGCATTGTCAACGACCACGACGGGTTCCTCCCGGTGGAGATCGAGGCGGTACCGGAAGGCTTGGTACTGCCCATCCGTAACGTCTTGGTCCAGATCATCAACACCGATCCCAAATACTATTGGGTGACAAGCTTTTTCGAGACGGCGCTATTGCGCGCCGTCTGGTACCCAACCACCGTGGGAACCATCAGCTGGCTGGCCAAGCAGGTGATCAAGGAGGCGCTCGACCGTACGTCTGACCATCCAGAGTTGCTGCGTCACTGCCTACACGATTATGGCGCGCGTGGTGTCAGCTCACAGGAATCGGCTGCTCTGGGCGGGCTGGCGCACTTGGTCAACTTCTCACAAAGCGATACCGTCCCCGGCATCATTGCCGCCAAGGAGTTCTATAACGCTGTGGCGCCGTCGAATTCGGGACCCAACTCTGAACACGCCGGCTTTTGCGCGTGGGGCCGCGAGAACGAGGCAGCCGCCATGCGCAACATGCTGGAGGTACACGCCAAGCATGGGATGGCCCTGTTGCTCACCGATACCTACGACCACGAGAACGCCGTCAAGAACATCATCTGCGGTGAGCTCCGCGATGTCGTGAGCAACTTCCCCGGTCTGGTCGGGGTGCGTCCCGATTCCGGCGACGTGGTGCAGGTGACGGCTGATACCACCCAGTGGTTGATCGACGGTTTCGGCAGCACCACGAACAGTAAGGGCTTCAAGGTGCTGCCCGATTTCGTCCGGGTTGTCCAGGGCGACGGGGTAACTCGCGAAAGCCTGCCCTTGGTCTACGCGGAGTTGGAACGCCGCGGCTTCTCCGCCGAGAACGCGGTCTTCGGCATGGGTGGCGGGTTGTTGCAGCATTGCAATCGCGACACCAGTGCCTTCGGTCAGAAGGCTAGCGCCGTGTGCGTCAACGGTGAGTGGCGCGATATCAATAAGCAGCCAACCGGAGACGCAGTCAAGGCTTCGAAGCGGGGCCGCCTCGCTCTGCGGTACGCCGACGGCGACTACCAAACGGTGCGCCGCGAATCGATCGCGCCCGGCGACAACGTGCTGCAGCCGGTGTTCCGCAACGGCAAGTTGCTGAAGAAGTGGGACTTCAGCGAGCTGATCGAACGCAGTGAGCGAGAGGTACCGCAAAGTTACTACGCGGATGCCGTTGCACCGCTGCGTTCTGCACCGCACGCGTTGGCCGACGCGTCCTGACGGCGTGCTCGCGGAACGCGTTGTCGCATCACAGCTTTGAGATGTCGATGACGAAGCGGTAGCGCACGTCGCTGGCGAGCACGCGCTCATAGGCCATGTTGATGCAATCGGGCTCGATGAGTTCGATGTCGGGCGTCACGTCGTGTTCGGCGCAGAAGTCCAGCATTTCCTGGGTTTCGCCGATGCTGCCGACTTGCGAGCCGGACAAACTGCGTCTCCCCGCCAGCAGCACTCCGGCAGGTACCTCCAACGGATGCGCCGGGATTCCGAGTTCGACGAGTGTGCCGTCGACATCGAGCAGATCCAGGTAGGCGCCGAGGTCGAGGTTGGCCGACACGGTGTTGACGATCAGGTCGAAGCTGCCACGCAACGTGCGGAAGGTGTCCGGGTCCGCGGTCGCGTAATACCGGTCGGCGCCCAGTCGCAACCCGTCCTCCATCTTCTTCAATGTTTGGGAAAGCACCGTCACCTCGGCGCCCATTGCCGCCGCAAGCTTGACCCCCATATGACCCAAACCGCCCAAGCCCACGACCGCAAGACGGGTGCCGCTTCCGACGTGCCAGTGTCGCAGCGGCGAGAAAAGCGTGATGCCCGCGCACATCAACGGCGCGGCCTTGTCCAGCGCCAGTGAGTCGGGAATGCGCACCACGTAGTTTTCGTCGATCACTATCGATTCGCTGTAACCACCCTGCGTCGGCTGCCCATCTCGGCCGATGGAATTGATCGTCGGGGTCAGCCCGATCGTGCAGTACTGCTCCAGACCATTCCGGCAGCTGCGGCATTCACGGCAGGAGTCTGCGATGAGACCCACGCCGACTCTGTCGCCTTTCTTGTACTTCGTCACCCGGGCGCCGACCTCGGCGACGACGCCGGCGATTTCGTGGCCGGGAACCATCGGGTAGTTCGTCGGCCCCCATTCGGCCCGAGCGACATGAATGTCGGAGTGGCAGATACCCGCAAACCTGATGTCGATCGCGACGTCGTGCGGACCGGGGTCGCGGCGGCTGATCGTCGTCTTGCAGAGCGGTTCGGTTGCCGAGAGGGCGGCATATGCGGAGACGATGTTCATAAAGAGTCCTCGATCTCGGTCGTTCCGGGTCGGCAAGGAGCGGCTGGACGCGTTGGCAATTGCCAGAAACGATTATATTCGCGACCTTCCCCGATGTCTCTGCGGGATCACCCTAGGCCCCGCGTCGTAGTGCCTTCCCCTCAGTTGCAAGAAGTCTTAAATCGTTCGCTGTCAATCGGTTCGGGAGCATTGATGGGGCTGAGGACGTGATAGCACCGTGGACGCCGGATAGTCGGCGTGTCAGAGACTCCCAGGGTTGGTTGGAACGGATTACCATTCGGATACGTCGATGGCCTGGCCGCGAAGCGTGCGGTATTGGCGCAGGTGACCTCGGTCCGATACTGCCGAAGCCGTAGATCGTCGCTTGACCGTGCATGGCAGGCTCGAATAGGATAGAAACGATACTAGCGCAGCCGTGGAGTGGGCTGCATGCGTCACGTGGGGAGGGCCGGTTCGTCAGGTAGTCGAATCCCGCGCCCGGCATCACCGCAACCGTGCAGCGCCAGTGCAAGCCTCGCCCGATTGGTGTTCGAGGGCATCCGATACCACGGCAGCACTGTTCCCGCTGTTCTCATAGCAACCTCGACACCTGGAGACTGGATGAGCAAAAAGGGATTTGGCCAGCTAAGTGCATTGGTGGTCGGGGAGTCGTGGATCAAACACACCACTCACATGAAGGGATTCGACCACTTCCACTCCACGGAGTACGAAGAAGGCGCGGGCGAATTCCTCGAAGCTGTCTCCAGCGGTGGCATTGACGTGACGTACATACGCGGCCACGAAGTCTCGAGTCGATTCCCGACGAGCCTTGAGCGCCTTGAGGATTACGACGTCGTGGTGATCAGCGATGTAGGCGCCAACACGTTTCTGCTGACCGACGACACGTTTCTCCGGTCGAAGCCGACCGTCAACCGACTGTCGTTGATCGCCGACTACGTCCAGCGCGGCGGGGGATTGCTGATGGTCGGCGGCTACCTTTCGTTCACGGGCATCGACGGTCGGGCGCGCTACGGTATGAGCCCACTGGCCGACGTCTTGCCGGTCGAGCTCTTGGCTTTCGACGACAGGATCGAGGTCCCCGAAGGTGCCGTTGCGGAATTCGACGTGCCGGACCACGATGCACTCGGCGAAACGCCGCCCAGGTGGCCGGCATTGCTCGGCTACAACCGGGTAGTTGCCAAACCTGACGCTCAGGTCATCGCGCGCTATCGAGATGATCCCTTGCTGGTCGTGGGAACCCATGGCGCCGGTAGAGTTTCTGCTTTCACTTCTGATCTAGCTCCGCATTGGGCCCCTCCGGAGTTTCTCGACTGGGAGCACTACCAGGCTTTGTGGGTCTCGTTGCTGACGTGGACCAGCGGTCGATACGAAGCAGGGCGCGGCTCGGTCAAGACGGCCTGACAAACGAGTAGGATGCACCGCCAGATGAATACCGCTCGACGCCCTACCATGAAAGACGTTGCGCGCCATGCAGGCGTGTCGCTGAGCACTGTCAGCTATGTGCTCAACGACAGCGGCCCGGTGGCACCGAGCCGCAGGACACGAGTCCTGGATGCCGTCCGGGTGCTCAACTACGCACCCAACGAAGCGGCACGCGGGCTGAAGAAGCGGTCCTCCCCCAACATCGGGCTCGTCATTCCCGAGCTGTCCAATCAGTTCTTCGCGCTACTTGTCGAAGGCGTCGAGCAAGTCGTTTCCGCCAACGGCGGGCTGGTGGTTCTGTGCGCGCCCGAGGCGACAGCTGACGATGAGTCCATCAATGGACGGCTGCTGCGTAGTCAGCGCCTCAACGGGATCGTCTACCTGGCAGGGTCTCGCACGTCGTCGAGCTCGATCGTCGAGCTGACCCGTCAAGGTCCGGTCGTTCTCGTGGATGAGTTCGTGCCCGGCTTCGACGATCTGCCCGCCATCGTGTCCGACAACCGCCGCGGCGCCCGGGAGGTCGCCCAGTGCGTCACCGACGCCGGGCACCGCAACCTGGCCATCATCGCCGGTCCGGAATCGCTGTGGACGACGCAGCAGCGGCTCTCGGGATACCGCGAGGCGCTGGCGGCCGTCGGGGTGAATCCGGATGCTGTGCCGGTCTTTTGGGGGGATTATCGCCAGCAATCCGGATGGGAGTTGGGCAAGACCGCACTGAGCGTGCCGGCATCTGAACGACCGACGGCACTGTTGTGCGCCAACGACCTGATGGCGGTCGGCGTACTCGAATACTGCCGATCCGTGGGTATCTCCGTGCCCTCGGAGGTCAGCGTTGTCGGGTTCGACGACATTCCGTTCGTCTCCTTGCTGACCCCCAGACTGACGACCGTCCGCCAGCCTGCCCGCGACATGGGACGTCAAGCGGCGACCCTGCTCTTCGATCTGATGGCGGGCAACGGCGCGAGTCCACTTCCCGAGTTGTTGCCAGCCGAGCTGATGGTGCGCGACTCGGTCGCGCCGCCACCTCGGTAGGGCAGCGGCATGCACGAAACAACCTGTCGGCCAACGGTCTACGTCGTCGGTGCGATCAACATCGACATAGTGATCAAGACCAGTCGGTTTCCGAGTCCGGGCGAGACCGTCGTGGGTGATCGCGCCGAGCACCACGGTGGCGGTAAGGGGGCCAACGCCGCCGTAGCAGCAGCTCGAGCCGGTGCCAACGTGGTGCTCATCGGCGCCGTCGGAGTTGATGCGAACGGCGAACTCGCGCTGGCAGACCTCAACTCCTGCAACGTCGACACTCGACGGGTGCGACGGTGCGACGGCGCCAGCACCGGTCTGGCGATGATCGTCGTCGACGACGCGGGCGAGAACCAGATCACCGTAGGAGTGGGAGCCAACGCGGAAGTCGCCGGCGACACCGTTGCGCAGATCCTGCAAGGCGAGCTTCGCCCGAACGACTGCGTGCTCGTCAGTACCGAGATACCCGGCGACGCGGTCCTGGCCGCAGTCGAGCACGCCGAATCGGTCGGCGCGACCTGTGTTCTCAACCCCGCGCCGCCGGTCGACGAAGTGCTCGACGCGTTCGCCTACAAGCCGATCCTCACTCCGAACGCAGGGGAGTGCCGCCAGCTCGCCATGCGAATCGGCCTATCGGCCAGGGACATTCGTACCGCAGCTACCGAACTATGCGAGTACACCGGAGCGCCGGTCGTTGTGACGATGGGCGGAGAAGGTGTACTTCTATGCGAACCGGGAAAATCGCCGGTGCATATTGAACCCCTTGACGTATCCGTCGTCGATACAACGGGCGCAGGCGACAGTTTCAACGGCGTGTTCGCCGCGAGGCTGGCAGACGGCGATGCCATCGATGCCGCTGCCTCGGCGGCTAATCGCGCGGCCGCGAAATCCGTCGAAGTCTTCGGTGCGCGTGGGCTCTTGCGAACTAGCTGATCCCCTGTCCCCGCCACTAGTGCAAACGGCCCCCGGAGATCACTCCGGGGGCCGTTTTTCATGCGTGGAGGGCCTGAAACTGAGCGACGCGGAGGAGGGGGTTCCGCACGGTATTTGGGGAGTTTTCCCCATGCGCGCCGATCACTGGAGCAGCGACGATTCTCAGCATTAGCTCAGACGAACGCGACCCAAGGAGACTCTCGTGACCACCACTACGCGGCGCATCAGACACATGGCAGCACTCGGCGCCGCCGCCGCCGGACTGGTGCTCTATCCCCTGAGCGGACTCGTGATGGCGCCGGCCGTACACGCGGATCCCTATACCGACATCGTCAATAACCTCGACGTGGTCTACGCCGCCGGCAACGAACTTTTCACCCTGGGCGGCCAATACCTGGCGCTGGGCGAACCGACGTACGCGCTCGATGCATATCTCGCGGGCGTCGACAACACCTTGATCGCGCCGCTGGAAAACTTGTACATCGACGGGCTTGATGTACTGACCAACACTCCGGTGGCGAATCCGTTCGACATCGAGGCGGTCACTGTGCCCGCCGACTTCGCAGGGGGACTGGCCGAGGCGCAGGGGTACTACGACATCGCCCAGACCGACTTCACTCATGCGGCGAACCTCCTCACCATCGGCGACTTTCCGCTCGCTGAGCAGTGGGAGGTCTTGGGAAACAACGCGCTCTGGGTCGAGGCGCCCAACGCACTCCTCCTGAGCTTATTCGGGGCCTGACTAGCAGAAGCGAAAACACTTGCCATTTAACCGCGTTCGGCGCAGCCATGACGCGCAGTACGTGATTTGGCGACTGATTATGCTCGCCGACGCCGCTTGGCGAGACGGATCGCGGCGTTCGCCGCGCCACCCGCCAGAGCGGGCAGGCCGGCGTAGGTGCGCCGGTCCAGCAGCGCCGGCCAGGTGTGACGGGACGTGGGCGGGTCGTTCCCGGCGAGTCGTTCAGCGAGCCACCACAGGCTCATCGGAACCGCGAACGGATACAGCAGCAGGTGCTCGGCGAAGGGGTCGCGGTGATAGCTCACCGCGGTTCCGCCGTCGGTATAGGTCTGCGCCAGCCTGTCCACGTCGGCGACGTCGACGATTTTGTCGTGCACGCCCTGGATGAGGAGCACCGGCATGCTGGGGGTCTTCTGCCCTAGCCGGGTCGCCTGGAAGACATGCCGCAGTTCGGGCAGCGCGAACAATTCCTCGAAGGTCAGGTCGACGAAGTCGGCGATGTCGACCTTGCGGAAGCGCCGAATCGCCTCGCCGGTCGACATCCCTTCGATCTGGGTGAGTAGGGCCTTGCCCTCTTCGGTCGCGTGTTCGTCGACGACCTTTTGCGCCTCCGGGAACACGTGGACCAGTGACGCCACCATCAACGCCGCAAGGCCGGCCCAGGGTGACGCATTCAACCGGCGCGCAACGCTTTCCGGGTCCACCACCGGTGAACCCATCACTGCGCCAACGATATTGAGTTCGGGCGCATACGTTGCGGCGGCTTCGGCGGCCCATCCGCTGGCCAGTCCGCCCCCGGAATAGCCCCACACC
This genomic stretch from Mycobacterium paraterrae harbors:
- a CDS encoding LacI family DNA-binding transcriptional regulator: MSLSTVSYVLNDSGPVAPSRRTRVLDAVRVLNYAPNEAARGLKKRSSPNIGLVIPELSNQFFALLVEGVEQVVSANGGLVVLCAPEATADDESINGRLLRSQRLNGIVYLAGSRTSSSSIVELTRQGPVVLVDEFVPGFDDLPAIVSDNRRGAREVAQCVTDAGHRNLAIIAGPESLWTTQQRLSGYREALAAVGVNPDAVPVFWGDYRQQSGWELGKTALSVPASERPTALLCANDLMAVGVLEYCRSVGISVPSEVSVVGFDDIPFVSLLTPRLTTVRQPARDMGRQAATLLFDLMAGNGASPLPELLPAELMVRDSVAPPPR
- a CDS encoding nucleoside hydrolase, with product MDGDYVYYVDCDPGIDDALALLYLLQTGVEVVSIGVVQGNVEVAVGAENTARFLALAGRTDIPISLGGHHPMIGEFWGGAAVIHGVDGFGGVELARSEAVFDDLSSSDRLVDLAHRYGTRLRIIALGPLTNIAAAITREPSLPHLVGNITIMGGAYQAAGNVTPHAEANIYADPYAAEHVFSVPWRDLLLVPLDITTQHMFSTADNQRLAASTDPLTQRVAEMVEFYLNACRPKYGGGECPLHDPLAVALAIDAVKLTDVRPCRLSVITGDTPDLGRTVVSMLDEDGAESRTRIALAGEPDLAPLLLNSIGC
- a CDS encoding lipase family protein; translation: MTKHSTLTRRPRIPPPERDPFYAVPAGLDEMAPGTVLRARSVRLAFFGRFRQGRATQLMYRSTESRGRPEAAVTTVIVPRGVDPASCPLLSYQCAIDAVAARCFPSYALRQGAELVGASVQAEFLFVAAALSRGWAVSIPDHEGLEGMWGAPYEAGFRVLDGLRAAVNHSELGLSSNASMAVWGYSGGGLASGWAAEAAATYAPELNIVGAVMGSPVVDPESVARRLNASPWAGLAALMVASLVHVFPEAQKVVDEHATEEGKALLTQIEGMSTGEAIRRFRKVDIADFVDLTFEELFALPELRHVFQATRLGQKTPSMPVLLIQGVHDKIVDVADVDRLAQTYTDGGTAVSYHRDPFAEHLLLYPFAVPMSLWWLAERLAGNDPPTSRHTWPALLDRRTYAGLPALAGGAANAAIRLAKRRRRA
- a CDS encoding PfkB family carbohydrate kinase — encoded protein: MHETTCRPTVYVVGAINIDIVIKTSRFPSPGETVVGDRAEHHGGGKGANAAVAAARAGANVVLIGAVGVDANGELALADLNSCNVDTRRVRRCDGASTGLAMIVVDDAGENQITVGVGANAEVAGDTVAQILQGELRPNDCVLVSTEIPGDAVLAAVEHAESVGATCVLNPAPPVDEVLDAFAYKPILTPNAGECRQLAMRIGLSARDIRTAATELCEYTGAPVVVTMGGEGVLLCEPGKSPVHIEPLDVSVVDTTGAGDSFNGVFAARLADGDAIDAAASAANRAAAKSVEVFGARGLLRTS
- a CDS encoding nicotinate phosphoribosyltransferase; this encodes MAQQRYSGNIITNVDTYKNAHSQMYPEGTEYVSSYIESRGGMYPSILFTGLQPFLREYLMHPFTIEDIHEAHDVHVSMGVPFQRQIWIDLLNDHGGHLPLEIEAVPEGTVVPTRNVLVQVVNTDPKYPWVTGFVETALLRAVWYPSTVATTSWIAKQHIRGFLEKTSDHPEMIRLYLHDYGARGVSSFESAALGGVAHLINFDQTDNVPGYLGSRRWYNGPAPSGAAVFQEHATVAAAGRENEANSFRRLLNFPGAAAVGLLVDTYDHDNAVKNILGKELNSEVRGFEGLVIVRCDSGDAVLTPVETVESLMASFGYETNGKGYRVLPPFIRVVQGDGLTLDSYLAIYAELEARGLAADNVLCGMGGGLLQKPDRDSMNFGMKASAVRIRGEWRDVFKSPKGSAMKRSKAGRLALCKLDGDYRTVRREEIPAEENLLTPVFRDGKLLREWSMSDLIRRSEMPTPSSYYAPEARQANDATPVALTG
- a CDS encoding NAD(P)-dependent alcohol dehydrogenase, with amino-acid sequence MNIVSAYAALSATEPLCKTTISRRDPGPHDVAIDIRFAGICHSDIHVARAEWGPTNYPMVPGHEIAGVVAEVGARVTKYKKGDRVGVGLIADSCRECRSCRNGLEQYCTIGLTPTINSIGRDGQPTQGGYSESIVIDENYVVRIPDSLALDKAAPLMCAGITLFSPLRHWHVGSGTRLAVVGLGGLGHMGVKLAAAMGAEVTVLSQTLKKMEDGLRLGADRYYATADPDTFRTLRGSFDLIVNTVSANLDLGAYLDLLDVDGTLVELGIPAHPLEVPAGVLLAGRRSLSGSQVGSIGETQEMLDFCAEHDVTPDIELIEPDCINMAYERVLASDVRYRFVIDISKL
- a CDS encoding glutamine amidotransferase, with translation MSKKGFGQLSALVVGESWIKHTTHMKGFDHFHSTEYEEGAGEFLEAVSSGGIDVTYIRGHEVSSRFPTSLERLEDYDVVVISDVGANTFLLTDDTFLRSKPTVNRLSLIADYVQRGGGLLMVGGYLSFTGIDGRARYGMSPLADVLPVELLAFDDRIEVPEGAVAEFDVPDHDALGETPPRWPALLGYNRVVAKPDAQVIARYRDDPLLVVGTHGAGRVSAFTSDLAPHWAPPEFLDWEHYQALWVSLLTWTSGRYEAGRGSVKTA
- a CDS encoding nicotinate phosphoribosyltransferase codes for the protein MSRSSYANIIINTDNYKHCHYPLYPKGTEYVSSYIEARGGEFPVTMFVGLQAFLREYLMKPITIDDVDQAEYYMREQGMHFNRDNWMGIVNDHDGFLPVEIEAVPEGLVLPIRNVLVQIINTDPKYYWVTSFFETALLRAVWYPTTVGTISWLAKQVIKEALDRTSDHPELLRHCLHDYGARGVSSQESAALGGLAHLVNFSQSDTVPGIIAAKEFYNAVAPSNSGPNSEHAGFCAWGRENEAAAMRNMLEVHAKHGMALLLTDTYDHENAVKNIICGELRDVVSNFPGLVGVRPDSGDVVQVTADTTQWLIDGFGSTTNSKGFKVLPDFVRVVQGDGVTRESLPLVYAELERRGFSAENAVFGMGGGLLQHCNRDTSAFGQKASAVCVNGEWRDINKQPTGDAVKASKRGRLALRYADGDYQTVRRESIAPGDNVLQPVFRNGKLLKKWDFSELIERSEREVPQSYYADAVAPLRSAPHALADAS